The Triticum aestivum cultivar Chinese Spring chromosome 7B, IWGSC CS RefSeq v2.1, whole genome shotgun sequence genome window below encodes:
- the LOC123155781 gene encoding uncharacterized protein: protein MALNFGRSISFPLTPARSFSKPRHTRSISLPGNASSHPLLANLHAHIAAVRSWIQQGPSSSLPAGLAAIQALHSSLANLLLLPESGTVLRSPTSNAADYLLDAFLLLADAHQGFHECLMSLRHAATESCAALRRGDAGRLASAARSQRQAEKELARLAASVSAVFSKSARLNLAAVSGEEAEMAYALVEAAAASAVAFAAVFSAAASMSTAASSSKKTATFIPAFARRAATAPETAEATVERLHALERCLSECDGVCDMVFRSVVQIRVSLLNIMTPTI from the coding sequence ATGGCTCTCAACTTCGGTCGCTCCATCTCTTTCCCTCTCACGCCGGCGAGGTCCTTCTCCAAGCCCCGCCATACCCGCTCCATCAGCCTTCCGGGTAACGCCTCCTCCCACCCGCTCCTCGCCAACCTccacgcccacatcgccgccgtccGTTCCTGGATCCAGCAGGGCCCTTCCTCCTCACTCCCGGCCGGCCTGGCCGCCATCCAGGCGCTCCACTCCTCCCtggccaacctcctcctcctcccggagTCCGGGACCGTGCTTCGGAGCCCTACCAGCAATGCCGCCGACTACCTCCTCGATGCATTCCTCCTCCTCGCCGACGCGCACCAGGGCTTCCATGAGTGCCTTATGTCGCTCAGGCACGCCGCCACCGAGTCCTGCGCGGCCTTGCGTAGGGGCGACGCCGGGAGGCTCGCGTCCGCTGCCAGGTCCCAGCGTCAGGCCGAGAAGGAGCTCGCCCGTCTCGCCGCGTCCGTCTCTGCCGTCTTCTCCAAGAGCGCGCGCCTGAACCTCGCCGCCGTTAGCGGTGAGGAGGCCGAAATGGCCTACGCGCTCGTCGAGGCGGCCGCTGCAAGCGCCGTGGCCTTCGCGGCCGTGTTCTCGGCCGCCGCGTCCATGTCGACCGCGGCGTCATCTTCCAAGAAGACAGCCACGTTTATTCCCGCGTTCGCCAGGAGGGCCGCCACCGCGCCGGAGACGGCGGAGGCCACAGTGGAGAGGCTGCACGCTTTGGAAAGGTGCTTGAGCGAGTGCGACGGCGTCTGCGACATGGTGTTCAGGAGCGTGGTGCAGATCAGAGTTTCACTGCTCAACATCATGACGCCTACCATCTAG